The following coding sequences lie in one bacterium genomic window:
- a CDS encoding extracellular solute-binding protein, whose protein sequence is MRKFISLTAIVTALGMLLLLPAFATQAQAADKLGWVGPVYKELSASLTEGFKAYYKETYGKDVDITFVRPGGWPVCLDKVRSWNGKPDADIFLGAGAPAHEVLKKEGLIVPYKAKGSDKVPAAWHGMKVKDKGDLWTCFAPWIVTNLYNEKVLKSLKLPPPKTWNDLLNPIYRGNIVHTLPYASGTMHEAIEILIQGFGEDEAWKYLRLLAANLARFSTGSTDTTQLVSRGEVPIGLAQPQMNAMAARKDGFPVRDLLPEKTILVPEAVALLKGAPNEAVGKIFLDWLFSMDGQKYVLKGRYFAASTDVKFSELEKQGVEMATHAAQALGVDSFWDLKVDFIEYDLDLAANRWDEVNKKYEDEIYRKWGELKNSLFLIEEVEGEIQAAKAEKINVTKAAAKIAEARKLFEYEGNYAAARLGAVKARALLVSP, encoded by the coding sequence ATGAGAAAGTTTATATCGCTCACAGCGATCGTAACAGCACTTGGAATGCTGCTGCTGTTGCCAGCCTTTGCGACGCAGGCACAGGCCGCAGATAAACTCGGCTGGGTCGGTCCCGTTTACAAGGAGTTATCCGCCAGCCTGACCGAGGGTTTCAAAGCGTACTACAAGGAGACCTACGGTAAGGATGTGGACATAACCTTCGTTCGGCCGGGCGGTTGGCCGGTGTGCCTGGATAAAGTGAGATCATGGAATGGCAAACCGGATGCTGACATTTTCCTGGGCGCAGGAGCTCCGGCCCATGAAGTTTTAAAGAAAGAGGGGCTTATTGTACCGTACAAGGCAAAGGGTTCAGATAAGGTTCCTGCCGCATGGCACGGTATGAAGGTAAAGGATAAGGGTGATCTGTGGACCTGTTTCGCGCCCTGGATCGTTACCAACCTGTACAACGAAAAGGTATTAAAATCCTTAAAATTGCCGCCTCCGAAAACATGGAACGATCTGCTCAACCCCATCTACAGGGGCAACATCGTGCACACGCTGCCCTATGCCTCCGGCACAATGCATGAAGCCATTGAAATTCTCATACAGGGTTTTGGCGAAGATGAAGCATGGAAATATCTCAGATTGCTGGCGGCGAATTTAGCGCGCTTTTCCACCGGCAGCACGGATACGACGCAATTAGTGTCCCGCGGCGAAGTTCCCATCGGATTGGCGCAGCCGCAGATGAACGCAATGGCCGCACGCAAAGATGGTTTTCCTGTGCGGGACCTGCTCCCGGAAAAAACGATCCTGGTTCCGGAGGCTGTGGCTTTGCTTAAAGGCGCGCCCAACGAGGCGGTGGGGAAGATCTTCCTGGACTGGCTGTTCAGCATGGACGGGCAAAAATACGTACTGAAAGGCCGTTACTTCGCAGCCAGCACGGACGTTAAATTTTCCGAACTGGAAAAGCAAGGCGTCGAGATGGCCACCCATGCCGCGCAGGCGCTGGGCGTCGATTCCTTCTGGGACCTGAAGGTCGACTTCATAGAGTACGACCTGGACCTCGCCGCAAATAGGTGGGACGAAGTCAACAAGAAGTATGAGGACGAGATCTACCGGAAGTGGGGCGAGCTGAAAAACAGCCTGTTCCTGATAGAGGAAGTCGAGGGAGAGATTCAGGCGGCAAAAGCTGAAAAGATTAATGTGACAAAGGCTGCCGCGAAAATAGCCGAAGCCCGAAAACTTTTCGAATATGAGGGCAATTATGCCGCGGCACGCCTGGGTGCAGTCAAGGCCCGCGCACTGCTTGTCTCGCCGTAA
- a CDS encoding iron-containing alcohol dehydrogenase — translation MSSVENKYSIVDAKKCEALCSCGHKHEIPSVKVVLDKNAYNLLARDCAKTYAKESVLLLDDENTHLAAGALVSELLEKSSVVFKSVTLPGDTVATDKLADEIHDLSVGHSLIIAVGAGTINDLGKYVSDKRGIPFWSVPTAPSMNGYTSSIAAIKVKGVKRTLPALPPQFIYVDPRVIQDSPLKLRQAGFCDVLAKSVSDFDWRIESLLLDGAYCSLPSAIAGEPESKYIDHPEKILQGDQEAVLGLFEGLLFSGVAMSLAGSSAPASGGEHLISHFLDMRESLTGVKPNLHGLQVGTGVVLSTVCYQKLASLEEKELKNCAKEVFEANVGKIPAVWGNLASEVEKQFANKRDRLLQFDSALPANWQELKALFGQIRTPDFIVDLIRRTGLEMTLSSLGISKDEFYLAATSARTIRDRITVLDLSAHAGTLEAAAKETIRMLS, via the coding sequence ATGAGCAGTGTCGAAAACAAATATTCCATAGTCGATGCGAAAAAATGCGAGGCTCTTTGCAGCTGCGGGCACAAGCACGAAATTCCTTCGGTCAAAGTTGTTTTGGATAAAAATGCCTACAACCTGCTCGCCAGAGATTGTGCCAAAACATATGCCAAAGAGTCCGTATTGCTCCTTGATGATGAAAACACTCACTTGGCGGCAGGGGCATTGGTATCGGAACTTCTCGAAAAAAGTTCCGTCGTATTTAAATCGGTCACGCTGCCGGGTGATACGGTCGCAACCGATAAGCTGGCGGATGAGATCCATGATCTGAGTGTCGGACACAGTTTGATCATTGCTGTCGGGGCCGGGACTATAAACGATCTGGGAAAGTACGTTTCCGATAAAAGGGGGATCCCATTCTGGTCGGTACCCACAGCACCCTCCATGAACGGGTACACATCGTCCATCGCAGCGATAAAGGTCAAGGGCGTAAAAAGGACACTCCCTGCGCTGCCCCCTCAGTTTATCTATGTTGATCCCCGGGTCATCCAGGATTCTCCCTTAAAGCTCCGACAGGCCGGATTCTGTGATGTGCTGGCCAAATCCGTGTCAGACTTTGACTGGCGGATCGAGTCTTTACTTCTTGATGGCGCCTATTGCAGCCTGCCGTCAGCGATTGCCGGTGAACCGGAAAGTAAATACATCGATCATCCGGAAAAGATCCTTCAGGGTGACCAGGAAGCCGTGCTTGGGCTTTTTGAAGGGCTTTTGTTCTCCGGTGTCGCGATGAGCCTTGCCGGTTCAAGCGCCCCGGCATCCGGGGGCGAACATCTAATTTCCCATTTTCTGGACATGCGTGAAAGCTTGACCGGGGTAAAGCCGAACCTGCATGGTCTTCAGGTAGGCACGGGGGTTGTTCTTTCCACCGTATGCTATCAGAAGTTGGCAAGCCTGGAAGAAAAGGAGTTGAAAAATTGCGCTAAAGAGGTTTTTGAGGCCAACGTTGGCAAGATCCCTGCTGTCTGGGGTAACCTTGCATCCGAAGTGGAAAAACAGTTCGCAAATAAACGTGATCGGCTTTTGCAATTCGATTCCGCCTTGCCGGCAAACTGGCAAGAACTCAAAGCGCTTTTCGGACAGATCAGAACACCGGACTTTATTGTCGATCTTATCCGGAGGACAGGGCTTGAAATGACACTGTCATCCCTTGGTATTTCAAAAGACGAATTTTACCTGGCCGCGACCTCGGCCCGGACGATCAGGGACAGGATCACCGTACTCGACCTGTCGGCTCACGCGGGCACTCTTGAAGCTGCTGCCAAAGAGACGATAAGAATGCTGTCGTGA
- the pyk gene encoding pyruvate kinase has protein sequence MRRARIVCTLGPATGSERMLEKLLRAGMDVARLNMSYGTHEEHRGYIARLRALGKKMGRPAGILLDLQGVKIRISDVKDPGVLLKGGSRVWLRQGDRPSTAETVFISYARLLGDVREGHRVLVNDGLVELLVTGRKGNALEARVRRGGFLTSRKGVNLPDSVIRAGSITTKDLRDLQFGIEEGVDAFALSFVTRARDVSALKRHLDRAGCAAPIIAKIERPSAVDHIEEILNVADGIMVARGDLGVELSAAAVPILQKDLIRRANRKQRLVITATQMLESMRTSPVPTRAEAADVANAILDGSDAVMLSGETSVGRYPVETVKTMEDIILEAEGQGSFFQAILPVPEPVLGKDPDRFSFAVAHAAVRAAADIKAKCIVAFTRSGYTAGLLAKFRPGLSIVAFTSDTATINRMKFYWGVVPHYMKHLGSTDAMIGEVERTLMKTCHVKRGDDVIITASLPMADTGKTNFLKVHRIS, from the coding sequence GTGAGAAGGGCCAGGATCGTCTGCACCCTCGGTCCGGCGACAGGTTCGGAGAGGATGCTGGAAAAACTTCTGAGGGCCGGTATGGACGTGGCACGGCTCAACATGTCCTACGGCACCCATGAGGAGCATCGAGGTTATATAGCGCGGTTGAGGGCCCTCGGCAAAAAGATGGGCCGGCCGGCGGGCATCCTTCTCGACCTTCAGGGGGTCAAGATCCGGATAAGCGACGTAAAGGATCCGGGTGTGCTCCTGAAGGGAGGCTCCAGGGTGTGGCTGCGCCAGGGCGACAGGCCCTCCACAGCTGAGACCGTTTTCATCTCCTACGCCCGTCTTCTGGGGGACGTCAGGGAGGGCCACCGTGTTCTCGTAAACGACGGTCTCGTCGAGCTTCTGGTCACGGGGAGAAAAGGCAACGCCCTGGAGGCCAGGGTGAGGCGGGGCGGTTTCCTCACCTCCCGAAAAGGGGTGAACCTGCCTGATTCCGTCATCCGGGCAGGGTCCATTACAACAAAGGACCTGAGAGACCTCCAGTTCGGTATCGAAGAGGGAGTCGATGCCTTCGCCCTTTCCTTTGTCACCAGGGCCAGGGATGTTTCAGCCTTGAAGAGGCATCTGGACCGCGCCGGATGCGCGGCTCCGATCATCGCCAAGATAGAGAGACCCTCCGCCGTGGACCACATCGAGGAGATCCTGAACGTCGCCGACGGGATCATGGTCGCGCGCGGTGACCTGGGAGTGGAACTTTCAGCTGCGGCAGTCCCCATCCTCCAGAAGGACTTGATCCGGCGGGCCAACAGGAAACAGCGGCTCGTCATAACCGCCACCCAGATGCTCGAGTCCATGCGAACCAGCCCTGTCCCCACCCGCGCCGAGGCCGCCGATGTGGCCAACGCCATCCTGGACGGTTCCGACGCTGTCATGCTCTCCGGCGAAACCTCCGTAGGGAGGTACCCTGTTGAAACAGTAAAGACCATGGAGGATATCATTCTGGAGGCCGAGGGACAGGGGAGTTTTTTTCAGGCCATCCTCCCGGTCCCGGAGCCGGTCCTGGGGAAAGATCCGGACCGTTTTAGTTTTGCCGTGGCCCACGCCGCTGTCAGGGCCGCTGCCGACATCAAGGCCAAATGTATCGTTGCCTTTACCCGTTCCGGATATACGGCGGGGCTCCTTGCCAAGTTTCGCCCCGGTTTGTCCATCGTCGCCTTTACGTCCGATACCGCGACCATAAACCGCATGAAGTTCTACTGGGGGGTCGTGCCCCATTACATGAAGCATCTAGGCAGCACTGACGCCATGATTGGGGAGGTGGAGAGGACACTCATGAAGACCTGTCACGTAAAACGGGGCGACGACGTGATCATCACCGCCAGTCTCCCTATGGCAGACACAGGCAAGACCAATTTTCTCAAGGTTCACCGTATCTCCTGA
- a CDS encoding aldehyde ferredoxin oxidoreductase family protein — MLSSDPISNVLYVDLTRKRFRVEQRQNLFDRYLGGAGVATQLLLQSCPEGCDPLGPDNPIVFAVGPLTGLFPLASKTVAMFKSPHTGNLGESHCGGRSAVAIRMAGYGAIVIEGRSEIPVYLAIHGSEVHFRDASTLWGMSSSLTAGHIIREREAGSGLRTIMRIGLAGEKMVTYSCVAAETYRHFGRLGLGAVFGSKNLKAVVVSGKRSLPVADNKAYRSVYKGIHQTATSSEIMKKYHDLGTAQNVLPLNKLSGFPTRNLLETKFEAAREISGEAYAEKYLGRRLACSHCPVACIHIAALREPHEAEPYFFKTSMISYDYEPIYAMGSMLGVGDPEGLLRLLDRAEVLGLDLMTTGPVLSWATEAQEKGLISKKDTGGLNLSWGDWKTYLEATRRIVEQPNDFFAALARGVDHASSIYGGEEFALALGGNEMPGYHTGPAAHVGCLMGARHSHLDNAGYSVDQKVLIKGELSPEALGDVLLEEESWRQVLSSIVVCFFAREIYDVDTVLDCLKAAGFELDANRLLKIGRNIHREKFRFKTREGFTFEGLRIPERILKTRAPATGLSEEYIRSALDHVRKALM, encoded by the coding sequence ATGCTGAGTAGCGATCCGATCAGTAACGTTCTTTACGTGGATCTTACCCGGAAACGGTTCAGGGTCGAACAGAGACAGAACCTCTTCGACAGGTACCTTGGTGGTGCGGGTGTGGCTACGCAGCTCCTGCTCCAGTCCTGTCCGGAAGGGTGCGATCCCCTCGGGCCGGACAACCCCATCGTTTTTGCCGTCGGTCCGCTAACCGGGCTGTTCCCGCTAGCCTCCAAAACGGTGGCCATGTTCAAGTCACCCCATACAGGAAACCTCGGCGAGAGCCACTGCGGGGGAAGGAGCGCCGTAGCCATAAGGATGGCCGGTTACGGAGCCATCGTCATCGAGGGGAGGAGCGAGATCCCCGTCTACCTGGCCATTCACGGCAGCGAGGTGCACTTTAGAGACGCCTCCACCCTGTGGGGCATGAGCAGCAGCCTCACCGCCGGCCATATCATCAGGGAAAGGGAGGCGGGATCGGGCCTGCGTACGATCATGCGTATCGGCCTCGCAGGCGAGAAGATGGTGACCTATTCATGTGTCGCCGCTGAAACCTACCGGCACTTCGGGAGGCTCGGTCTGGGTGCCGTGTTCGGAAGCAAAAACCTCAAGGCTGTCGTTGTATCCGGTAAAAGATCATTGCCTGTGGCGGACAACAAGGCCTACCGGAGCGTATACAAGGGCATTCACCAGACGGCCACCTCCTCGGAGATCATGAAAAAGTACCACGATCTCGGCACGGCCCAGAATGTCCTTCCACTCAACAAACTGAGCGGTTTTCCCACCAGAAATCTGCTGGAGACGAAGTTCGAGGCGGCCCGGGAGATCTCCGGCGAAGCCTATGCCGAAAAGTACCTGGGAAGGCGGCTGGCCTGTTCCCATTGCCCCGTGGCCTGCATCCATATCGCTGCTCTCAGGGAACCCCACGAGGCCGAGCCGTACTTCTTCAAAACCTCCATGATCTCCTACGACTACGAGCCCATCTACGCCATGGGCTCTATGCTGGGGGTGGGAGATCCCGAGGGCCTGCTGCGCCTGCTGGACCGGGCCGAGGTCCTGGGCCTGGACCTCATGACCACCGGCCCCGTTCTGTCCTGGGCCACTGAGGCCCAGGAAAAAGGGCTCATTTCTAAAAAAGACACGGGGGGACTCAACCTTTCCTGGGGTGACTGGAAAACCTACCTGGAGGCAACCCGGAGGATCGTCGAACAGCCCAACGACTTTTTTGCCGCCCTGGCCAGGGGAGTGGACCACGCGTCGTCCATTTACGGAGGCGAGGAGTTCGCCCTTGCTCTCGGAGGGAACGAGATGCCCGGCTATCACACGGGCCCGGCGGCCCACGTGGGCTGCCTGATGGGCGCCAGACACAGTCACCTGGACAATGCGGGCTACAGTGTGGACCAGAAGGTCCTGATAAAGGGGGAGCTCAGTCCCGAGGCTCTTGGCGACGTTCTGCTGGAAGAGGAAAGCTGGAGACAGGTCCTCTCCTCCATCGTCGTATGCTTTTTCGCCCGGGAGATCTACGATGTGGACACGGTTCTCGATTGCCTCAAAGCGGCCGGGTTTGAACTGGACGCGAACCGGCTGCTGAAGATAGGAAGAAATATCCACCGGGAGAAGTTCAGGTTCAAGACGCGGGAGGGGTTTACTTTCGAAGGGCTGCGGATACCGGAGCGGATCCTGAAAACCAGGGCACCGGCAACCGGGCTCAGTGAGGAGTACATCAGGTCGGCCCTGGATCACGTGCGCAAGGCGCTGATGTAA
- a CDS encoding 4Fe-4S binding protein, translating to MKRLSVVDAERCVGCQCCMFACSRRTNSHGLSEACIGVRSSGGVEHGFTVVTCRVCEDPPCVRACPMDALERTEKRGIHLTGEKCTGCGSCVDACVVGAVYWDGEINKPMICIQCGFCVDFCPHGVLKLRERKAASHAE from the coding sequence ATGAAAAGGTTGTCTGTTGTTGATGCGGAAAGATGTGTCGGTTGCCAATGCTGCATGTTCGCGTGTTCGAGGAGAACCAACAGCCATGGCCTTTCGGAGGCGTGCATCGGGGTCAGATCCAGCGGCGGGGTGGAGCACGGGTTCACCGTTGTGACCTGCAGGGTCTGTGAGGATCCCCCTTGTGTCAGGGCCTGCCCCATGGACGCGCTTGAGCGAACCGAAAAGAGAGGGATCCACCTTACCGGGGAGAAGTGCACCGGATGCGGCAGTTGTGTGGATGCATGCGTGGTGGGGGCCGTGTACTGGGACGGCGAGATCAACAAACCCATGATCTGCATTCAATGCGGTTTCTGCGTCGATTTCTGTCCCCACGGTGTCCTCAAGCTGAGGGAGAGAAAGGCGGCCAGCCATGCTGAGTAG
- a CDS encoding SDR family oxidoreductase yields the protein MSFSDLKGKTVLVTGGAQGIGKGIALRLLREGMVVVLGDLNREAGEETLRELEGAGEVHFVPLDVSDEDSVREALAWTLSSCGRLDALVNNAGIARSGFAPVEDLPLEEWSRVLGTNLTGAFLCVKHAVPSLKERGGAIVNISSTRALQSEPNTEPYTASKGGLIALTHALAVSLGPLVRANCISPGWIEVSDWKRSDLRREPSHSDIDRDQHPAGRVGTPHDVAGLTAYLLSGESTFITGQNFIVDGGMTRRMIYAE from the coding sequence GTGAGCTTTTCAGATCTTAAGGGAAAGACGGTTCTGGTGACGGGAGGGGCTCAGGGGATCGGAAAGGGCATCGCCCTTCGCCTCCTTCGCGAGGGGATGGTCGTGGTCCTGGGAGACCTGAACCGGGAAGCAGGCGAGGAAACCCTCCGGGAGTTAGAAGGCGCGGGTGAGGTTCACTTCGTCCCTCTTGACGTTTCCGACGAGGACTCCGTCCGCGAGGCATTGGCCTGGACCCTTTCCAGCTGCGGCCGCCTTGACGCCCTGGTGAACAACGCCGGCATCGCCCGGTCAGGCTTCGCCCCGGTAGAGGACCTTCCGCTGGAGGAATGGAGCCGCGTGCTGGGTACCAACCTCACCGGAGCCTTCCTCTGCGTCAAGCACGCCGTACCCTCCCTGAAGGAGCGGGGCGGGGCGATTGTGAACATCTCCTCCACCCGCGCCCTGCAATCCGAGCCCAACACAGAGCCCTACACCGCTTCCAAAGGCGGGCTGATCGCGCTGACCCACGCCCTGGCAGTGAGCCTGGGCCCCCTCGTCCGGGCGAACTGCATCAGCCCCGGGTGGATCGAGGTGTCCGACTGGAAGAGATCGGACCTGCGGCGCGAACCTTCACACAGCGACATTGATCGGGACCAGCATCCCGCGGGAAGGGTCGGGACACCCCATGACGTGGCGGGGCTGACTGCCTACCTCCTGTCCGGGGAATCCACCTTTATCACCGGGCAGAACTTTATCGTAGACGGCGGCATGACCCGCCGGATGATCTACGCAGAATAA
- a CDS encoding demethoxyubiquinone hydroxylase family protein — protein MPANRQIVRILKKLFNLEVMAVQIYGNQLGAMTEAGERSMMLAAMENEEHHRDTFRSLLQARNVAPSPLHALYWVVGQTLGRTTSLFGRKAVLRGDIAFEDKASREYAEFLRKEKNFTEEEKAFIGEFLEDEKRHSANWRRLLTE, from the coding sequence ATGCCGGCAAACCGCCAGATCGTTCGGATCCTGAAAAAACTCTTCAACCTCGAGGTCATGGCCGTACAGATCTACGGGAACCAGCTCGGTGCCATGACTGAGGCAGGGGAACGTTCCATGATGTTGGCCGCCATGGAGAACGAAGAGCATCACAGAGACACCTTTCGTTCTCTGCTGCAGGCCCGGAATGTAGCGCCATCACCCCTCCATGCCCTCTACTGGGTTGTGGGCCAGACCCTCGGAAGGACCACCTCCCTGTTCGGAAGGAAGGCTGTCCTGCGGGGCGATATCGCTTTCGAGGACAAGGCCTCCAGGGAATACGCTGAATTCCTCAGGAAAGAGAAGAACTTTACGGAGGAAGAAAAGGCATTTATCGGTGAGTTCCTGGAGGACGAGAAACGACACTCTGCCAACTGGAGACGGTTGCTGACGGAATAA
- a CDS encoding cold-shock protein, producing MVDGTVKWFSDAKGFGFIEQADGPDVFVHFSAIGGDGFKTLEEGQRVTFDVTDGPKGPQATNLQSA from the coding sequence ATGGTAGATGGAACAGTAAAGTGGTTTAGCGATGCAAAAGGTTTTGGTTTTATTGAGCAGGCTGACGGCCCGGATGTTTTCGTGCATTTTTCGGCCATCGGCGGTGACGGCTTCAAGACCCTTGAAGAGGGTCAGCGCGTAACTTTCGACGTTACAGACGGTCCCAAAGGCCCCCAGGCCACCAACCTTCAGAGCGCGTAA